A section of the Telopea speciosissima isolate NSW1024214 ecotype Mountain lineage chromosome 3, Tspe_v1, whole genome shotgun sequence genome encodes:
- the LOC122655801 gene encoding protein SAWADEE HOMEODOMAIN HOMOLOG 1, which produces MARLRPRQNRALSGFTEVETVRMEDLLKEKGEETLKQNSCCKLARSFNCSAGRVGKTPVTWKQIQSWLQNKQQDLTAKTTSSPIASNEPVAPPQVPVSNDLLESSSEIPKVKKDPDLSDLEFEARSSKDGAWYDVAKFVTHRVLHSGETEVRVRFIGFGAEDDEWVNVKKAVRERSLPLESSECQKIKVGDLVLSFQERRDQAIYYDAHVLKIQRRLHDIRGCRCIFLIRYDHDSTEESVRLRRLCRRPSFYDPAGNA; this is translated from the exons ACTGTGAGAATGGAGGATTTACTCAAGGAAAAAGGtgaagaaaccctaaaacagaattCCTGCTGCAAGCTTGCAAGGAGTTTTAA TTGTTCTGCAGGTCGTGTTGGGAAAACTCCCGTGACATGGAAAcag ATACAAAGTTGGCTTCAAAATAAGCAGCAAGATTTGACAGCAAAAACTACTTCCTCACCTATTGCCTCCAATGAACCAGTTGCTCCTCCACAAGTGCCAGTTTCAAATGATCTGCTTGAGTCTTCTTCTGAAATTCCTAAAg TAAAAAAGGATCCAGATCTGTCCGATTTGGAGTTTGAGGCTAGGTCATCGAAAGATGGGGCATG GTACGATGTTGCTAAATTTGTCACCCACAGAGTTCTTCATTCGGGCGAAACT GAAGTACGAGTAAGATTTATTGGATTTGgtgctgaggatgatgagtggGTTAATGTTAAGAAGGCAGTACGTGAGCGCTCTCTTCCTTTGGAATCTTCAGAATGCCAGAAGATCAAGGTTGGGGATCTTGTCCTTAGCTTCCAG GAGAGAAGGGATCAAGCAATCTACTATGATGCACATGTTTTGAAAATCCAAAGGAGGTTACATGACATAAGGGGTTGCAGGTGCATATTCCTAATTCGCTATGACCATGATAGCACTGAG GAAAGTGTTCGTTTAAGGAGATTGTGTCGCAGGCCATCATTTTATGATCCAGCTGGCAATGCTTGA